A genomic window from Salvia hispanica cultivar TCC Black 2014 chromosome 5, UniMelb_Shisp_WGS_1.0, whole genome shotgun sequence includes:
- the LOC125187259 gene encoding uncharacterized protein LOC125187259, translating into MASRSRRKQRWCPQPLTPLMEGPDLGMEDHEGNKKESSWEIIREWFRIQRNVDSLSSSPMSLYGPHIPPAQRQDLRLLLGVLGCPLAPIPISNNPVSTLHIRDIPLETSTAYYIIQQYLAAAGCLKQQRCAKNMYASGMVKLIRCETEISTGKNVKTMGSRTGENGCFVLWRMSPEMWSLELAVAGNKVVAGSDGKIVWRHTPWLGTHAAKGPQRPLRRIIQVIFKKNLNIFIKLCVFENISIAQIR; encoded by the exons ATGGCGTCGCGGAGTCGGAGAAAACAGCGGTGGTGTCCGCAGCCGCTGACGCCGCTAATGGAAGGCCCGGATTTGGGAATGGAAGATCACGAAGGAAACAAAAAGGAGAGCTCGTGGGAAATTATCCGAGAGTGGTTTAGAATACAGAGAAATGTAGACAGCTTATCATCTTCACCAATGTCTTTATACGGCCCCCATATTCCACCCGCGCAGCGCCAGGATTTGCGCCTTTTGCTGGGGGTTCTGGGCTGCCCCCTCGCCCCCATTCCCATCTCCAACAATCCTGTTTCCACCCTCCACATCAGAGACATACCTCTC GAAACCTCCACCGCGTACTACATAATCCAGCAATACCTGGCGGCGGCGGGCTGCCTCAAGCAGCAGCGCTGCGCCAAGAACATGTACGCCTCCGGGATGGTGAAGCTCATCCGCTGCGAGACGGAGATTTCGACGGGGAAGAATGTGAAGACGATGGGGTCCCGGACCGGGGAGAATGGGTGCTTCGTGCTGTGGCGGATGTCGCCGGAGATGTGGTCGCTGGAGCTCGCCGTCGCCGGGAACAAGGTCGTTGCCGGCAGCGACGGCAAGATCGTGTGGCGGCACACGCCGTGGCTCGGGACGCATGCAGCCAAAGGCCCTCAGCGACCGCTTCGTCGCATTATTCaggtaatttttaaaaaaaatttaaatatttttatcaaactGTGTGTTTTTGAGAATATTTCAATTGCCCAAATTCGATAA
- the LOC125187113 gene encoding myb family transcription factor IPN2-like, which produces MFHPKKASSMNSPMCDSGLVLTTDPKPRLRWTVELHERFVDAVTQLGGPDKATPKTIMRVMGVKGLTLYHLKSHLQKFRLGKQPHKDFNDHSIKDASSLELQRNNASSSGMMGRSMNEMQMEVNRRLHEQLEVQRHLQLRIEAHGKYMQTILEKACQTVLAGDNKAAAAGPTLNFPTLQDLNMYGSSDHLHHQGMEMESLKRSTPYTGKSPLIWADDLRLQELGTASCLDDQIGPLSVDRGSDIDSVSDIYETKPMLSSGGHDHKKYDVKMDRPSPTPPRTVAISAGGMRSSPFG; this is translated from the exons atgttccACCCAAAGAAGGCATCAAGTATGAATTCTCCCATGTGCGACTCTGGTCTCGTCCTCACCACTGATCCCAAGCCTCGTCTTCGCTGGACTGTCGAGCTTCATGAGCGCTTCGTCGACGCCGTTACCCAGCTCGGCGGCCCTGACA AGGCGACGCCGAAGACCATCATGAGAGTTATGGGGGTGAAGGGTCTCACGCTTTACCATCTCAAGAGCCATCTTCAG AAATTTAGGCTGGGAAAGCAGCCTCACAAGGATTTCAATGATCACTCCATCAAAGATG CTTCATCTCTTGAGCTGCAAAGAAACAATGCATCTTCCTCCGGAATGATGGGGCGAAGCATGAATGA GATGCAAATGGAGGTAAACCGAAGACTCCACGAGCAATTAGAG GTCCAGAGACACCTGCAGCTCCGAATTGAGGCTCACGGCAAATATATGCAAACAATTCTCGAAAAAGCATGCCAAACAGTCCTCGCCGGCGACAACAAGGCGGCAGCGGCGGGTCCCACTCTCAACTTCCCTACCCTCCAAGACCTCAATATGTACGGCAGCAGCGACCATCTCCACCACCAAGGCATGGAGATGGAGTCCTTAAAAAGGTCCACTCCTTACACCGGCAAAAGCCCCTTGATCTGGGCCGACGATCTCCGCCTGCAGGAGCTCGGCACCGCGTCGTGCCTCGACGATCAGATCGGCCCTCTCTCGGTCGACCGTGGCAGCGATATCGACTCGGTTTCTGATATCTATGAGACCAAGCCGATGCTGTCGTCGGGAGGTCATGATCATAAGAAATACGATGTGAAGATGGATCGGCCTTCGCCGACGCCTCCGCGGACGGTGGCGATCAGCGCCGGAGGGATGCGGAGCTCGCCTTTCGGGTGA